Proteins encoded in a region of the Roseateles sp. SL47 genome:
- the rpsK gene encoding 30S ribosomal protein S11 codes for MAKAPNNSAAQRVRKKVRKNVADGIAHVHASFNNTIITITDRQGGALSWASSGGQGFKGSRKSTPFAAQVAAEVAGRAAQEQGIKNLDVKIKGPGPGRESSVRALAALGIRINSISDVTPVPHNGCRPQKRRRI; via the coding sequence ATGGCAAAAGCACCCAATAACTCGGCTGCCCAGCGCGTTCGCAAGAAGGTTCGGAAGAACGTTGCCGACGGCATCGCCCACGTTCACGCTTCTTTCAACAACACCATCATCACGATCACGGATCGTCAGGGTGGTGCGCTGTCCTGGGCCTCGTCGGGCGGCCAGGGCTTCAAGGGCTCCCGCAAGTCCACCCCCTTCGCAGCCCAGGTGGCCGCTGAAGTGGCGGGCCGCGCTGCTCAAGAACAAGGCATCAAGAACCTGGACGTGAAGATCAAGGGCCCTGGCCCGGGTCGTGAGTCGTCGGTTCGCGCGCTGGCTGCCCTGGGCATCCGGATCAACTCGATCTCGGACGTGACCCCGGTG
- the rpsM gene encoding 30S ribosomal protein S13, which produces MARIAGINIPPHKHTEIGLTSIYGIGRTTAQKICTTCGIPFDKKVKDLTDSDLEKIREEVGRMTIEGDLRREMSINIKRLMDLGCYRGFRHRRGLPVRGQRTRTNARTRKGPRKSAATGKK; this is translated from the coding sequence ATGGCACGTATTGCTGGTATCAACATTCCGCCGCACAAGCACACGGAGATCGGTCTGACCTCGATCTACGGCATTGGCCGTACGACCGCGCAGAAGATCTGCACCACTTGCGGCATTCCGTTTGACAAGAAGGTCAAGGACCTGACTGACTCCGATCTGGAAAAGATCCGTGAGGAAGTGGGCCGCATGACCATTGAAGGCGACCTGCGTCGCGAGATGTCCATCAACATCAAGCGTCTGATGGACCTGGGTTGCTATCGTGGCTTCCGCCATCGCCGTGGCCTGCCGGTGCGCGGTCAGCGTACCCGCACGAATGCCCGTACCCGCAAGGGTCCGCGCAAGTCGGCGGCTACTGGCAAGAAGTAA